One Curtobacterium sp. BH-2-1-1 genomic region harbors:
- a CDS encoding L-rhamnose mutarotase: protein MQRILTRTRLRAGSEAAYERVHAAVPPALAARLRAAGVQDWTIWRDGQDLVHLVEVDDYRAMRRALADDPVNADWQAVVNPLLEADDDYSGGDDGIPRVWSLADQVDA, encoded by the coding sequence ATGCAGCGCATCCTGACGAGGACCCGGCTGCGGGCGGGGAGCGAGGCGGCGTACGAACGCGTGCACGCCGCGGTCCCGCCCGCGCTGGCGGCACGGCTCCGCGCGGCCGGCGTGCAGGACTGGACGATCTGGCGGGACGGGCAGGACCTCGTGCACCTCGTCGAGGTCGACGACTACCGGGCGATGCGGAGGGCGCTCGCCGACGACCCCGTGAACGCCGACTGGCAGGCCGTGGTGAACCCGTTGCTCGAGGCGGACGACGACTACTCCGGCGGCGACGACGGCATCCCCCGGGTGTGGTCGCTCGCGGACCAGGTGGACGCGTGA
- a CDS encoding aldo/keto reductase, whose protein sequence is MTAPDLDRGPFWFGGAGIGNLLREVSDDEARATVDAAWEAGVRGFDTAPHYGLGLSERRLGAALAERPRSDYLVSTKVGRLLVPGRGAGDDLDSGGFAVPDDLVRQWDPSPSGVRRSLDESLGRLGLDHVDIAYLHDPDVYSLRDGLTQALPTLVELRDEGVVRAVGVGSNSVEALEAAVSTGMCDVVMLAGRYTLLEQPAAALVARCADLGVAVVAVGVYNSGLLGRDRPDASATYDYAVAPASLVERANAIADVCERHGVTLPEAALVFPRRAAAVRAIALGAQSAEQVRSNVARAAATVPEALWDDLRTARLLAA, encoded by the coding sequence GTGACGGCCCCGGACCTCGACCGCGGACCGTTCTGGTTCGGTGGTGCGGGGATCGGCAACCTGCTGCGCGAGGTGTCCGACGACGAGGCGCGGGCCACGGTCGACGCCGCGTGGGAGGCCGGGGTCCGCGGGTTCGACACCGCGCCGCACTACGGGCTCGGGCTGTCCGAGCGACGGCTCGGAGCGGCACTCGCCGAGCGGCCGCGGTCCGACTACCTGGTGTCGACGAAGGTCGGACGCCTGCTCGTGCCCGGGCGGGGCGCGGGGGACGACCTGGACTCCGGCGGGTTCGCGGTGCCGGACGACCTGGTCCGGCAGTGGGATCCCTCCCCGTCGGGCGTGCGGCGGTCCCTCGACGAGTCCCTCGGGCGGCTCGGGCTCGACCACGTGGACATCGCCTACCTGCACGACCCGGACGTGTACTCACTGCGGGACGGGCTGACGCAGGCGCTGCCGACGCTCGTCGAGCTCCGGGACGAGGGGGTCGTCCGAGCGGTCGGCGTCGGGTCGAACTCCGTCGAGGCCCTCGAGGCAGCGGTGTCCACCGGCATGTGCGACGTGGTCATGCTCGCCGGGCGGTACACGCTGCTCGAGCAGCCGGCGGCGGCGCTGGTCGCACGGTGCGCGGACCTCGGGGTCGCCGTGGTCGCGGTCGGCGTCTACAACTCGGGGCTGCTCGGCCGGGACCGGCCGGACGCCTCGGCGACGTACGACTACGCGGTGGCGCCGGCGTCGCTCGTCGAACGGGCGAACGCGATCGCCGACGTGTGCGAACGGCACGGCGTCACGCTGCCGGAGGCCGCGCTCGTGTTCCCGCGCCGGGCGGCTGCGGTCCGGGCGATCGCCCTCGGTGCGCAGTCGGCGGAGCAGGTGCGCTCGAACGTCGCTCGGGCGGCCGCGACGGTGCCCGAGGCACTCTGGGACGACCTGCGCACCGCGCGCCTGCTCGCCGCCTGA
- a CDS encoding GlsB/YeaQ/YmgE family stress response membrane protein, whose translation MIGLIISLIIIGLIAGALARLIIPGKQHISIPMTILLGIIGSFVGGFLGFLIFQHDPMDGFFQPAGIIGSIIGAVIVLFIYTRFAGRSARTR comes from the coding sequence GTGATCGGTCTCATCATCAGCTTGATCATCATCGGACTCATCGCCGGCGCCCTCGCGCGGCTCATCATCCCCGGCAAGCAGCACATCTCGATCCCCATGACCATCCTGCTCGGCATCATCGGGTCGTTCGTGGGCGGGTTCCTCGGGTTCCTGATCTTCCAGCACGACCCGATGGACGGCTTCTTCCAGCCCGCCGGCATCATCGGCTCGATCATCGGCGCCGTCATCGTGCTGTTCATCTACACGCGGTTCGCCGGCCGGAGCGCCCGCACCCGCTAG
- a CDS encoding glutaredoxin family protein, whose amino-acid sequence MSDASFDKVTMFGADWCRDCRRSKALLDTLGVDYEYVDVEADLTAADRAEEISGRKNIPVVVLPNGKHFVEPSDAELRSELAAAGLV is encoded by the coding sequence ATGAGCGATGCATCCTTCGACAAGGTCACGATGTTCGGTGCGGACTGGTGCCGCGACTGCCGCCGTTCCAAGGCGCTGCTCGACACCCTCGGGGTGGACTACGAGTACGTCGACGTGGAGGCGGACCTGACCGCGGCGGACCGCGCCGAGGAGATCAGCGGGCGGAAGAACATCCCCGTCGTCGTGCTGCCGAACGGGAAGCACTTCGTCGAGCCGTCGGACGCCGAACTGCGCTCGGAGCTCGCGGCCGCCGGCCTCGTCTGA
- a CDS encoding FadR/GntR family transcriptional regulator, with the protein MIVSGELQPGQRLPPEKELSESLGLSRNSLREAVKALELIRVLDVRRGDGTYVTSLEPTVLLEAVSFVVDMHHDRSLVDLLEVRRILEPASAVLATARASEQQIDDLHALMQSVGEDTGVEDLVAHDLQFHSTIAGIGGNQYLSGLLDALSSKTVRVRVWRGLTQNGSVQRTLDEHAAIVDAIRRRDPQLVQALVVAHVEGVERWLRRSLD; encoded by the coding sequence ATGATCGTGAGCGGCGAGCTCCAACCCGGGCAGCGCCTCCCGCCCGAGAAGGAGCTCAGCGAGTCCCTCGGGCTGTCGCGGAACAGCCTCCGCGAAGCGGTGAAGGCCCTCGAACTCATCCGCGTGCTCGACGTCCGGCGCGGCGACGGCACGTACGTGACGTCGCTCGAGCCGACCGTCCTGCTCGAGGCGGTGTCGTTCGTCGTCGACATGCACCACGACCGGTCGCTCGTGGACCTGCTCGAGGTCCGGCGGATCCTCGAGCCCGCGTCCGCCGTCCTCGCGACCGCCCGCGCCTCGGAGCAGCAGATCGACGACCTGCACGCGCTCATGCAGTCCGTCGGCGAGGACACCGGCGTCGAGGACCTCGTCGCCCACGACCTGCAGTTCCACTCGACGATCGCGGGCATCGGCGGCAACCAGTACCTGTCCGGCCTGCTCGACGCCCTGTCGAGCAAGACCGTCCGGGTGCGGGTCTGGCGCGGCCTGACGCAGAACGGCTCCGTGCAGCGCACGCTCGACGAGCACGCGGCGATCGTGGACGCCATCCGCCGCCGCGACCCGCAGCTCGTGCAGGCGCTCGTCGTGGCGCACGTGGAGGGTGTGGAGCGCTGGCTGCGGCGCTCGCTCGACTGA
- a CDS encoding fumarylacetoacetate hydrolase family protein, with protein MRFARLGPAGDEIPVAIDDDGEVLDLRSLTGDISGGFLASDPGPDALVRHARAAGDLPVIDRAAGLRRGSPVARPGKVVCIGLNYRDHAAETGADIPTEPIVFMKDPMTVIGPDDEVLVPRGSTKTDWEIELAIVIGTTARYCASEDEAATHIAGYAIANDVSERAFQLERGGQWDKGKSCETFNPLGPWLVTPSALEADGLDPNALSLQLRVNGELRQDGSTRDMIFRPAEIVRYLSQFMVLYPGDVISTGTPAGVALGSGAPYLQAGDVVELTAEGLGSQRQTMGAA; from the coding sequence ATGCGGTTCGCACGACTTGGCCCGGCGGGCGACGAGATCCCGGTCGCGATCGACGACGACGGCGAGGTGCTCGACCTCCGGAGCCTCACCGGTGACATCAGCGGTGGCTTCCTGGCGTCCGACCCCGGCCCCGACGCCCTCGTGCGGCACGCCCGCGCCGCCGGCGACCTTCCCGTGATCGACCGGGCCGCCGGTCTCCGGCGCGGGTCGCCCGTCGCCCGCCCCGGCAAGGTCGTCTGCATCGGCCTGAACTACCGCGACCACGCCGCCGAGACCGGCGCCGACATCCCCACCGAGCCGATCGTGTTCATGAAGGACCCGATGACGGTGATCGGACCCGACGACGAGGTCCTCGTCCCCCGCGGCAGCACGAAGACCGACTGGGAGATCGAGCTCGCGATCGTGATCGGCACCACCGCGCGCTACTGCGCGTCCGAGGACGAGGCCGCGACGCACATCGCCGGCTACGCCATCGCCAACGACGTCTCGGAGCGCGCGTTCCAGCTCGAACGCGGCGGGCAGTGGGACAAGGGGAAGTCCTGCGAGACGTTCAACCCGCTCGGCCCGTGGCTCGTCACGCCGTCCGCGCTCGAGGCGGACGGTCTCGACCCGAACGCCCTGTCGCTGCAGCTCCGGGTGAACGGCGAGCTCCGGCAGGACGGGAGCACCCGGGACATGATCTTCCGGCCGGCCGAGATCGTCCGGTACCTGTCGCAGTTCATGGTCCTGTACCCGGGCGACGTGATCAGCACCGGGACACCCGCGGGGGTCGCCCTCGGCAGCGGTGCGCCGTACCTGCAGGCCGGCGACGTCGTCGAACTCACCGCCGAGGGCCTCGGCTCGCAGCGCCAGACGATGGGCGCAGCATGA
- a CDS encoding amidohydrolase → MIIDAHHHLWDPADRPYPWMDDSVAPIRRRFDVDDLRAATTGTSVTRTIAVQAVHDPGETAWLLAQPAPVAGVVGWVDLTAPDVAERVASVSTGPGGERLVGIRHQAQDEPDPGWLARPEIVRGVRAVARAGLVFDLLVRAREHDAALALVDAVPEASFVLDHAGKPSIDTGDPSWPDRMRDFAVRPNVACKVSGLLTEAGTDWRERPVARYARAVVEHFGPERSLFGSDWPVSTLAADYAEVLHTTSDALADLSPAERDAVLRGTAERIYLAGASTQT, encoded by the coding sequence GTGATCATCGACGCTCACCACCACCTCTGGGACCCGGCAGACCGTCCCTACCCCTGGATGGACGACTCGGTCGCCCCGATCCGGCGACGGTTCGACGTGGACGACCTGCGTGCGGCCACCACCGGGACCTCCGTCACGCGGACGATCGCGGTGCAGGCGGTGCACGACCCGGGCGAGACCGCCTGGCTCCTCGCGCAGCCCGCGCCGGTCGCGGGCGTCGTCGGCTGGGTGGACCTGACCGCGCCCGACGTGGCCGAGCGCGTGGCGTCGGTGTCGACCGGTCCGGGCGGCGAGCGGCTCGTCGGCATCCGCCACCAGGCACAGGACGAGCCCGACCCCGGGTGGCTCGCCCGGCCGGAGATCGTCCGCGGCGTCCGTGCCGTCGCGCGTGCCGGCCTCGTGTTCGACCTGCTCGTGCGGGCCCGGGAGCACGACGCCGCCCTCGCCCTCGTCGACGCCGTGCCCGAGGCGTCGTTCGTCCTCGACCATGCTGGCAAGCCGTCGATCGACACCGGGGACCCCTCGTGGCCGGACCGGATGCGGGACTTCGCCGTCAGGCCCAACGTGGCGTGCAAGGTCTCCGGGCTGCTCACCGAGGCGGGTACCGACTGGCGGGAGCGCCCCGTCGCCCGGTACGCCCGCGCGGTCGTCGAGCACTTCGGCCCGGAGCGCTCGCTGTTCGGCTCCGACTGGCCGGTGTCGACGCTCGCTGCCGACTACGCCGAGGTCCTGCACACGACGAGCGACGCCCTCGCCGACCTGTCGCCGGCCGAGCGCGACGCTGTGCTCCGCGGGACGGCCGAGCGGATCTACCTTGCCGGAGCCTCGACTCAGACATAG
- a CDS encoding SDR family NAD(P)-dependent oxidoreductase produces the protein MTAGTHEGLRAVVTGGASGIGAAIVAALRDRGATVAVLDLQPADDALSFRCDVGDDTSVRAAVADAVEQLGGLDVLVNNAGIGAQGTVEDNPDDEWRRVYEVNVLGAVRLSRACLPHLRDSDAASIVNTCSIAATAGLPQRALYSATKGAIAALTRAMAADHLREGIRVNAVNPGTADTPWVARLLERADDPAAERAALEARQPHGRLVAPEEVAEAVAYLTSPLARSTTGVDLAVDGGMQALRLRPA, from the coding sequence ATGACCGCCGGGACCCACGAGGGCCTGCGTGCCGTCGTCACCGGGGGCGCCTCGGGGATCGGCGCCGCGATCGTCGCCGCACTCCGTGACCGAGGTGCGACCGTCGCGGTGCTCGACCTGCAGCCCGCGGACGACGCCCTGTCGTTCCGCTGCGACGTCGGTGACGACACGTCCGTCCGGGCAGCGGTCGCCGACGCCGTCGAGCAGCTCGGCGGGCTCGACGTCCTGGTCAACAACGCCGGCATCGGCGCACAGGGCACCGTCGAGGACAACCCCGACGACGAGTGGCGCCGCGTGTACGAGGTGAACGTGCTCGGCGCGGTCCGGCTCTCGCGCGCGTGCCTGCCGCACCTCCGCGACTCCGACGCCGCGAGCATCGTGAACACCTGCTCGATCGCCGCCACCGCGGGGCTGCCCCAGCGCGCGCTGTACTCGGCGACGAAGGGCGCGATCGCCGCCCTGACCCGCGCCATGGCGGCCGACCACCTCCGGGAGGGCATCCGCGTCAACGCCGTCAACCCCGGCACCGCGGACACCCCGTGGGTCGCGCGGCTGCTCGAGCGCGCCGACGACCCGGCAGCGGAACGGGCGGCCCTGGAGGCACGCCAACCGCACGGACGCCTCGTCGCCCCCGAGGAGGTGGCCGAGGCCGTCGCCTACCTCACCAGCCCGCTCGCCCGGTCGACGACGGGTGTCGACCTCGCGGTCGACGGCGGGATGCAGGCGCTCCGGCTCCGGCCCGCCTGA